The following nucleotide sequence is from Salinispirillum sp. LH 10-3-1.
CGCCATCAAAGCAATATAGTCGTCCCGTGTCATACCCTCGGGTGACTGTATCGGCAGTCCGGCCTGCAGCAACAGCGTATTTAGGCGTTCGACCAGCGTATGCGGAACATCACCCAATAACGCGGACATGTAGGTCGCCATCAGCAAGCCGGTTGCCACGGCCTCGCCGTGCAACCACTGGCCATAACCGGTAAACGTCTCGATTGCATGCCCAAAGGTATGCCCCAAATTCAAAATTGCCCGACGACCCTGCTCAGTCTCATCTTCAATGACCACGGCGGCCTTCAACGCACAGCTGCGGTAAATGGCTTCGGTCAGCAAGGTTTCATCGCGCTCTAACAAGTCCGTCCAGTGCTGCTCGAGCCAAGCAAAAAAGTCCGCATCGGCGATCAACCCGTACTTCAAGACTTCCGCCAACCCTGCAGCAAATTCACGGTCCGGCAGGGTATTCAGTGTCTTTGTATCAATCAGCACCAGCTCAGGCTGTTTAAAGGCGCCAATCATGTTCTTGCCCAGCGCATGATTGACCCCGGTCTTGCCGCCCACCGACGAATCGACCTGTGACAACAGGGTAGTTGGCATTTGAATGAACTTTACGCCACGCTGGTAGCTGGCTGCCGCATAACCGGTCATATCACCGATCACTCCGCCGCCCAAGGCAATCAGGGTACAGCGTCGGGAGAAATTGTGTTCCAACAAGGCAGTGTATATCTGATTCAAAACATCCAATGTTTTATGCATTTCCCCGTCGGGCAATACCACACTGTGCAAACGCGGCACGCTGTCTGCTAACACACTCTGTACAGCGGACAAGTAGATTGGCGCAATGGTGTCGTTGGTGACGATCATCACCTCAGAGGTCAGATGGGGGCGAATCAACTCGAGTTGGTGCAGCAGGTCCCGCCCGATATGAATGTCGTACTCATGCGTAGGCAGGCGGAGATTAAGAGTCTTCATGGTAGCGCTGGAATTCCTGGGCAATGTGATCCGCCAATGCTCGCGGCGAAACATCGTCTGTGTCAACCACCAGGTGGGCAGTTTCGAGGTAATAGGGCTCGCGCTCTTGCAATAAGCGCGTTAAAACGGCGCGGGGATCGGCCTGTTGCAACAGGGGACGGTTCTTGTCTTTCGCCGTGCGTTCAAGCTGCGTGTCCACACGCGTGCGCAAATAGACCACCCAGCCTCGCTCATGTAGCCAACGTCGATTTTCAGGCGACTTAACAACTCCGCCACCGGTTGCCAGCACCAGGTCGCCTTGCTGGGTTAGCTCATCGATGGCATAACACTCTCGCTCGCGAAAACCGGGCTCACCTTCTAGATCAAAGATCCATGGAATATTAGCCCCGGCACGCTCCTCAATGACCTTGTCGGAATCGATAAAGGCTTTGCCAAGTACCTCAGCCAACAGGCGTCCTAGGGTGCTTTTTCCAGCACCCATCGGACCGACTAAGAATACACTACTGGACGCCAACTTAACGTGACCCTATGGTAACCCGCTCATCAATAAGCTTGGGCGTGATAAAGATCAGCAGTTCGTTCTTCAACTCCAGTTTTTGCGTGCTGCGGAAGAAGCGGCCAATCAATG
It contains:
- the aroB gene encoding 3-dehydroquinate synthase, whose translation is MKTLNLRLPTHEYDIHIGRDLLHQLELIRPHLTSEVMIVTNDTIAPIYLSAVQSVLADSVPRLHSVVLPDGEMHKTLDVLNQIYTALLEHNFSRRCTLIALGGGVIGDMTGYAAASYQRGVKFIQMPTTLLSQVDSSVGGKTGVNHALGKNMIGAFKQPELVLIDTKTLNTLPDREFAAGLAEVLKYGLIADADFFAWLEQHWTDLLERDETLLTEAIYRSCALKAAVVIEDETEQGRRAILNLGHTFGHAIETFTGYGQWLHGEAVATGLLMATYMSALLGDVPHTLVERLNTLLLQAGLPIQSPEGMTRDDYIALMARDKKVDAGQLRLVLLKDLGHAIVTGEFPVETLYQTIDHYQS
- a CDS encoding shikimate kinase, which encodes MAEVLGKAFIDSDKVIEERAGANIPWIFDLEGEPGFRERECYAIDELTQQGDLVLATGGGVVKSPENRRWLHERGWVVYLRTRVDTQLERTAKDKNRPLLQQADPRAVLTRLLQEREPYYLETAHLVVDTDDVSPRALADHIAQEFQRYHEDS